A single region of the Coregonus clupeaformis isolate EN_2021a chromosome 40, ASM2061545v1, whole genome shotgun sequence genome encodes:
- the LOC121555175 gene encoding acetylcholinesterase collagenic tail peptide-like → MGSTVILTEATPSFRSGKKNIWLVLKCTTFLSPPPPPPPFPPSTRTSALLVDITEHLRGPKGEKGCKGPKGQMGRPGQKGEEATQGSPGVIGPIGQKGEKGDRGWRGLFGDIGTPGTHEGTQGRTGSKGEKGLKGDPGQKGRKGSTGKPGLHGQKGDRGLKGYTGLQGLDGPRGAPGHRGTMGIKGSRGPHGLAGYHGVVGKQGTTGETGAPGEVYVFPGHRGEKGHKGPSVFCNCSSANSFKPNPGTGRYNDDKAISIYIVNGESEMSELRSENVMVLRRDTRMLFVYSGSEWIDVMAQNKQPTASAL, encoded by the exons ATGGGCAGTACTGTCATACTCACAGAAGCTACACCATCCTTCCGATCAG GTAAGAAGAATATCTGGTTGGTTCTGAAATGCACAACatttctgtctcctcctcctccacctcctccgttTCCTCCATCGACACGGACATCTGCCCTACTG GTTGATATAACTGAACATCTCAGGGGACCAAAGGGTGAAAAG GGCTGCAAAGGACCAAAGGGTCAGATG GGTCGACCCGGTCAAAAGGGAGAAGAGGCAACCCAAGGTTCCCCTGGTGTGATAGGACCCATAGGCCAAAAG ggagagaagggggacagAGGCTGGCGTGGTTTATTCGGTGACATTGGCACACCTGGAACACATGAG GGTACTCAAGGACGCACTGGTTCAAAA GGCGAGAAGGGACTGAAAGGTGACCCAGGACAAAAAGGTAGAAAG GGTTCCACTGGAAAGCCTGGTCTCCATGGACAGAAG GGTGACCGAGGACTAAAAGGATACACTGGATTGCAAGGACTGGATGGACCTAGGGGAGCTCCCGGGCATAGAGGGACAATG GGAATAAAAGGTAGTCGTGGACCGCATGGGTTAGCTGGATATCATGGAGTTGTGGGCAAACAGGGCACAACAGGAGAAACTGGTGCTCCAGGGGAAG TATATGTTTTTCCAGGACACAGAGGGGAGAAAGGTCATAAAGGACCTTCTGTATTTTGTAACTGTTCTTCAGCAAATTCCTTCAAGCCAAACCCTGGCACAGGAAGATATAATGATGATAAGGCCATATCT ATTTACATTGTGAATGGTGAGAGCGAGATGTCGGAGTTAAGATCTGAAAATGtaatggtcctgaggagagataCTCGCATGCTGTTCGTCTACAGTGGCTCTGAATGGATTGATGTTATGGCTCAG AACAAACAACCCACTGCATCTGCTCTGTGA